In the genome of Drosophila yakuba strain Tai18E2 chromosome 3R, Prin_Dyak_Tai18E2_2.1, whole genome shotgun sequence, one region contains:
- the LOC6535707 gene encoding anoctamin-1 isoform X1: MLNLGSAKVAALEEATSPPPFSKDESFQLLERSPHSTCLSPTSTVPLEPPFTTPLAAFDMELMKRHNLHERLTGKESFWRGRERSQRFLDQEQLSSSRESLSTADKRACFAESNVPTLQLPESAEPRANGKKPTGDRTNPSNPAAPLLPMTDPDFVKGNGGGVYDDRECSCPREFYQRGEINSSLFFEDCIRSIDFVLAYRINSHEPTELENTEKRRVFEANLISQGLEVEASQKDQIWFVKIHAPLEVLRRYAEILKLRMPMKESLCNLRIYERSNRLRNAAHYLTNKIPGMSVVNRSTKSVFSSLKHVFQFFLRNIYVDEEIFPKRAHRFTAIYSRDKEYLFDIRQDCFFTTAVRSRIVEFILDRQRFPAKNQHDMAFGIERLIAEGVYSAAYPLHDGEITETGTMRALLYKHWASVPKWYRYQPLDDIKEYFGVKIGLYFAWLGYYTYMLLLASIVGVICFLYSWFSLKNYVPVKDICQSGNTNITMCPLCDWCNFWDLKETCNYAKVTYLIDNPSTVFFAVFMSFWATLFLELWKRYSAEITHRWDLTGFDVHEEHPRPQYLARLEHIPPTRVDYVTNIKEPTVPFWRMKLPATVFSFSVVLLLIALAFVALLAVVVYRMSMLAALKVGASPMTTSSAIVLATASAAFVNLCLLYILNYMYNHLAEYLTELEMWRTQTQFDDSLTLKIYLLQFVNYYASIFYIAFFKGKFVGHPGEYNKLFDYRQEECSSGGCLTELCIQLAIIMVGKQAFNTILEVYLPMFWRKVLAVQVGLSRLFNITPNPDKTKDERWMRDFKLLDWGARGLFPEYLEMVLQYGFVTIFVAAFPLAPFFALLNNILEMRLDAKKLLTHHKRPVSQRVRDIGVWYRILDCIGKLSVITNGFIIAFTSDMIPRLVYRHYVNKNGTLDGYLNFTLSEFKVADSPTLYSLAGDLSNITTCRYTDFRLPPSSPEKYTLSSMFYIILACRLGFVVVFENFVALVMILVRWCIPDMSVELRDQIRREVYVTNEIIIEQEAHRARFERAKRSSSVLQTPVDQDMDAASIQEPNAKFINIEKLLNENLTQIEMDAIIHGENAITGISGADCLDEVHKKLSD; the protein is encoded by the exons ATGCTAAATTTAGGCAGCGCCAAAGTTGCCGCTCTGGAGGAGGCCACCTCGCCACCACCTTTCTCCAAAGACGAGAGCTTCCAGCTGTTAGAGCGCAGCCCCCACTCCACCTGCCTATCTCCAACCTCCACTGTCCCGCTGGAGCCCCCCTTCACCACCCCCCTGGCGGCCTTCGATATGGAGTTGATGAAGCGCCACAATCTCCACGAGCGCCTAACGGGAAAGGAGAGCTTCTGGCGGGGGCGCGAGAGATCCCAGAGATTCCTGGACCAGGAGCAACTATCATCATCGCGTGAATCACTCAGCACCGCCGACAAGAGAGCATGCTTTGCAGAGAG CAACGTCCCCACACTCCAACTGCCAGAATCTGCCGAGCCAAGGGCCAATGGCAAAAAGCCCACTGGGGACAGGACCAACCCATCGAACCCAGCCGCTCCCCTTCTGCCAATGACTGATCCGGATTTTGTGAAGGGCAATGGAGGCGGCGTCTACGATGATCGCGAGTGCAGCTGCCCCAGGGAGTTCTACCAGAGGGGAGAGATTAACAGCTCGCTGTTCTTTGAGGACTGCATCCGCTCCATTGACTTCGTCCTGGCCTACAGGATCAATTCTCACGAGCCCACAGAGCTGGAAAACACGGAAAAGCGTCGTGTTTTCGAGGCGAATCTCATTAGTCAGGGACTGGAGGTGGAGGCCAGTCAGAAGGACCAAATCTGGTTCGTCAAG ATCCATGCTCCTTTGGAGGTCCTGCGACGGTATGCGGAAATTCTTAAGCTGCGCATGCCCATGAAGGAA TCGTTATGCAATTTGCGCATATATGAAAGATCGAATCGCCTACGAAATGCGGCCCATTACCTGACCAATAAG ATTCCAGGAATGTCCGTGGTTAACCGATCGACCAAAAGCGTGTTTTCTAGTCTTAAACATGTTTTCCAATTCTTTCTGCGCAACATTTATGTGGACGAGGAAATTTTTCCAAAGCGAGCTCATCGATTCACCGCCATTTACAGTCGCGATAAGGAATATCT CTTTGACATCCGACAGGACTGTTTCTTCACCACCGCCGTTCGTTCCCGCATCGTAGAGTTCATCCTAGATCGCCAGCGATTTCCTGCCAAGAATCAACATGACATGGCCTTCGGTATTGAGCGACTGATTGCCGAGGGTGTCTACTCTGCTGCCTATCCACTCCACGAT GGTGAAATAACCGAGACGGGAACCATGAGAGCGCTGCTGTACAAACATTGGGCTTCTGTTCCCAAATGGTATCGCTATCAGCCCTTGGATGACATCAAAGAATACTTTGGTGTCAAAATCG GCTTGTACTTCGCCTGGCTGGGCTACTACACCtacatgttgctgctggcctCGATAGTGGGTGTCATTTGTTTCCTATACTCATGGTTCTCCCTTAAAAACTATGTGCCTGT GAAAGATATTTGCCAGAGTGGTAATACAAACATAACTATGTGCCCTCTTTGTGATTGGTGCAACTTTTGGGACCTGAAAGAGACCTGCAACTATGCCAAAGTCACATACCTCATTGACAATCCCAGCACCGTGTTCTTCGCCGTCTTTATGTCATTTTGGGCGACCCTGTTCCTGGAGCTGTGGAAGCGGTACTCCGCGGAAATAACACACCGCTGGGATCTGACGGGATTCGATGTTCATGAAGAGCATCCGAGACCACAGTACTTGGCCCGTTTGGAACACATACCGCCGACCAGGGTGGATTATGTGACCAACATAAAGGAGCCAACAGTTCCCTTTTGGCGCATGAAACTTCCCGCCACCGTGTTCAGTTTTTCAGTGGTACTGCTCCTAATTGCGCTGGCCTTTGTGGCTCTGCTGGCAGTGGTTGTATACCGAATGTCAATGCTGGCGGCTCTTAAAGTGGGTGCTAGTCCCATGACCACCTCTAGCGCAATTGTCCTGGCCACCGCATCAGCAGCCTTTGTGAATCTGTGCCTGCTCTACATACTTAATTAT ATGTACAATCATTTGGCGGAGTATCTGACAGAGCTTGAAATGTGGCGCACTCAAACTCAGTTCGATGACTCGCTGACCCTTAAAATTTATCTGCTGCAGTTTGTCAACTATTATGCCTCCATTTTTTACATTGCTTTTTTTAAGGGCAAATTCGTGGGTCATCCGGGGGagtataataaactttttgatTATCGCCAGGAGGAG TGCTCTTCCGGCGGCTGCTTAACAGAGCTGTGCATCCAGTTAGCCATTATAATGGTGGGCAAGCAGGCATTCAACACGATTCTTGAAGTGTATCTTCCCATGTTCTGGCGAAAGGTTTTGGCCGTTCAGGTCGGCCTGTCGCGACTTTTTAACATCACCCCGAACCCAGACAAGACGAAAGACGAACGCTGGATGCGGGATTTCAAGCTACTGGATTGGGGTGCCCGAGGTCTGTTTCCAGAGTATTTGGAGATGGTCTTGCAGTACGGCTTTGTAACTATATTTGTGGCCGCTTTTCCCCTGGCACCATTCTTTGCCCTACTAAATAATATTCTGGAAATGCGTCTGGATGCAAAGAAACTATTGACCCACCACAAGCGTCCAGTATCACAAAGAGTTCGAGATATTGGAGTGTGGTATCGGATCCTGGACTGCATAGGCAAACTTAGCGTGATCACAAAT GGATTCATCATTGCCTTTACCTCTGACATGATTCCGCGTTTGGTGTACCGGCATTACGTGAACAAGAACGGCACTCTCGATGGTTACCTCAACTTTACGCTATCAGAGTTCAAGGTCGCTGATTCACCCACCTTGTATAGCTTAGCTGGCGATCTCTCCAACATAACAACGTGCAG ATACACAGACTTTCGACTTCCACCATCCTCTCCAGAAAAATACACGTTGAGCAGCATGTTCTACATAATTCTGGCCTGCCGATTGGGTTTTGTGGTTGTCTTTGAA aACTTTGTGGCACTGGTGATGATTTTGGTGCGTTGGTGCATTCCGGACATGAGCGTGGAACTGCGCGACCAAATCCGACGGGAAGTGTATGTGACCAATGAAATTATCATCGAGCAGGAGGCCCACCGTGCTCGTTTTG AGCGCGCCAAGCGCAGCAGTTCGGTGCTCCAGACGCCAGTTGACCAGGACATGGACGCTGCCTCCATTCAAGAGCCCAATGCCAAGTTCATTAACATTGAAAAGCTCCTTAATGAAAACCTCACCCAGATCGAAATGGATGCTATCATACACGGCGAAAATGCAATAACAGGAATTTCCGGTGCAGATTGCTTAGACGAAGTGCACAAAAAACTCAGCGACTAA
- the LOC6535707 gene encoding anoctamin-1 isoform X2 has translation MLNLGSAKVAALEEATSPPPFSKDESFQLLERSPHSTCLSPTSTVPLEPPFTTPLAAFDMELMKRHNLHERLTGKESFWRGRERSQRFLDQEQLSSSRESLSTADKRACFAESNVPTLQLPESAEPRANGKKPTGDRTNPSNPAAPLLPMTDPDFVKGNGGGVYDDRECSCPREFYQRGEINSSLFFEDCIRSIDFVLAYRINSHEPTELENTEKRRVFEANLISQGLEVEASQKDQIWFVKIHAPLEVLRRYAEILKLRMPMKEIPGMSVVNRSTKSVFSSLKHVFQFFLRNIYVDEEIFPKRAHRFTAIYSRDKEYLFDIRQDCFFTTAVRSRIVEFILDRQRFPAKNQHDMAFGIERLIAEGVYSAAYPLHDGEITETGTMRALLYKHWASVPKWYRYQPLDDIKEYFGVKIGLYFAWLGYYTYMLLLASIVGVICFLYSWFSLKNYVPVKDICQSGNTNITMCPLCDWCNFWDLKETCNYAKVTYLIDNPSTVFFAVFMSFWATLFLELWKRYSAEITHRWDLTGFDVHEEHPRPQYLARLEHIPPTRVDYVTNIKEPTVPFWRMKLPATVFSFSVVLLLIALAFVALLAVVVYRMSMLAALKVGASPMTTSSAIVLATASAAFVNLCLLYILNYMYNHLAEYLTELEMWRTQTQFDDSLTLKIYLLQFVNYYASIFYIAFFKGKFVGHPGEYNKLFDYRQEECSSGGCLTELCIQLAIIMVGKQAFNTILEVYLPMFWRKVLAVQVGLSRLFNITPNPDKTKDERWMRDFKLLDWGARGLFPEYLEMVLQYGFVTIFVAAFPLAPFFALLNNILEMRLDAKKLLTHHKRPVSQRVRDIGVWYRILDCIGKLSVITNGFIIAFTSDMIPRLVYRHYVNKNGTLDGYLNFTLSEFKVADSPTLYSLAGDLSNITTCRYTDFRLPPSSPEKYTLSSMFYIILACRLGFVVVFENFVALVMILVRWCIPDMSVELRDQIRREVYVTNEIIIEQEAHRARFERAKRSSSVLQTPVDQDMDAASIQEPNAKFINIEKLLNENLTQIEMDAIIHGENAITGISGADCLDEVHKKLSD, from the exons ATGCTAAATTTAGGCAGCGCCAAAGTTGCCGCTCTGGAGGAGGCCACCTCGCCACCACCTTTCTCCAAAGACGAGAGCTTCCAGCTGTTAGAGCGCAGCCCCCACTCCACCTGCCTATCTCCAACCTCCACTGTCCCGCTGGAGCCCCCCTTCACCACCCCCCTGGCGGCCTTCGATATGGAGTTGATGAAGCGCCACAATCTCCACGAGCGCCTAACGGGAAAGGAGAGCTTCTGGCGGGGGCGCGAGAGATCCCAGAGATTCCTGGACCAGGAGCAACTATCATCATCGCGTGAATCACTCAGCACCGCCGACAAGAGAGCATGCTTTGCAGAGAG CAACGTCCCCACACTCCAACTGCCAGAATCTGCCGAGCCAAGGGCCAATGGCAAAAAGCCCACTGGGGACAGGACCAACCCATCGAACCCAGCCGCTCCCCTTCTGCCAATGACTGATCCGGATTTTGTGAAGGGCAATGGAGGCGGCGTCTACGATGATCGCGAGTGCAGCTGCCCCAGGGAGTTCTACCAGAGGGGAGAGATTAACAGCTCGCTGTTCTTTGAGGACTGCATCCGCTCCATTGACTTCGTCCTGGCCTACAGGATCAATTCTCACGAGCCCACAGAGCTGGAAAACACGGAAAAGCGTCGTGTTTTCGAGGCGAATCTCATTAGTCAGGGACTGGAGGTGGAGGCCAGTCAGAAGGACCAAATCTGGTTCGTCAAG ATCCATGCTCCTTTGGAGGTCCTGCGACGGTATGCGGAAATTCTTAAGCTGCGCATGCCCATGAAGGAA ATTCCAGGAATGTCCGTGGTTAACCGATCGACCAAAAGCGTGTTTTCTAGTCTTAAACATGTTTTCCAATTCTTTCTGCGCAACATTTATGTGGACGAGGAAATTTTTCCAAAGCGAGCTCATCGATTCACCGCCATTTACAGTCGCGATAAGGAATATCT CTTTGACATCCGACAGGACTGTTTCTTCACCACCGCCGTTCGTTCCCGCATCGTAGAGTTCATCCTAGATCGCCAGCGATTTCCTGCCAAGAATCAACATGACATGGCCTTCGGTATTGAGCGACTGATTGCCGAGGGTGTCTACTCTGCTGCCTATCCACTCCACGAT GGTGAAATAACCGAGACGGGAACCATGAGAGCGCTGCTGTACAAACATTGGGCTTCTGTTCCCAAATGGTATCGCTATCAGCCCTTGGATGACATCAAAGAATACTTTGGTGTCAAAATCG GCTTGTACTTCGCCTGGCTGGGCTACTACACCtacatgttgctgctggcctCGATAGTGGGTGTCATTTGTTTCCTATACTCATGGTTCTCCCTTAAAAACTATGTGCCTGT GAAAGATATTTGCCAGAGTGGTAATACAAACATAACTATGTGCCCTCTTTGTGATTGGTGCAACTTTTGGGACCTGAAAGAGACCTGCAACTATGCCAAAGTCACATACCTCATTGACAATCCCAGCACCGTGTTCTTCGCCGTCTTTATGTCATTTTGGGCGACCCTGTTCCTGGAGCTGTGGAAGCGGTACTCCGCGGAAATAACACACCGCTGGGATCTGACGGGATTCGATGTTCATGAAGAGCATCCGAGACCACAGTACTTGGCCCGTTTGGAACACATACCGCCGACCAGGGTGGATTATGTGACCAACATAAAGGAGCCAACAGTTCCCTTTTGGCGCATGAAACTTCCCGCCACCGTGTTCAGTTTTTCAGTGGTACTGCTCCTAATTGCGCTGGCCTTTGTGGCTCTGCTGGCAGTGGTTGTATACCGAATGTCAATGCTGGCGGCTCTTAAAGTGGGTGCTAGTCCCATGACCACCTCTAGCGCAATTGTCCTGGCCACCGCATCAGCAGCCTTTGTGAATCTGTGCCTGCTCTACATACTTAATTAT ATGTACAATCATTTGGCGGAGTATCTGACAGAGCTTGAAATGTGGCGCACTCAAACTCAGTTCGATGACTCGCTGACCCTTAAAATTTATCTGCTGCAGTTTGTCAACTATTATGCCTCCATTTTTTACATTGCTTTTTTTAAGGGCAAATTCGTGGGTCATCCGGGGGagtataataaactttttgatTATCGCCAGGAGGAG TGCTCTTCCGGCGGCTGCTTAACAGAGCTGTGCATCCAGTTAGCCATTATAATGGTGGGCAAGCAGGCATTCAACACGATTCTTGAAGTGTATCTTCCCATGTTCTGGCGAAAGGTTTTGGCCGTTCAGGTCGGCCTGTCGCGACTTTTTAACATCACCCCGAACCCAGACAAGACGAAAGACGAACGCTGGATGCGGGATTTCAAGCTACTGGATTGGGGTGCCCGAGGTCTGTTTCCAGAGTATTTGGAGATGGTCTTGCAGTACGGCTTTGTAACTATATTTGTGGCCGCTTTTCCCCTGGCACCATTCTTTGCCCTACTAAATAATATTCTGGAAATGCGTCTGGATGCAAAGAAACTATTGACCCACCACAAGCGTCCAGTATCACAAAGAGTTCGAGATATTGGAGTGTGGTATCGGATCCTGGACTGCATAGGCAAACTTAGCGTGATCACAAAT GGATTCATCATTGCCTTTACCTCTGACATGATTCCGCGTTTGGTGTACCGGCATTACGTGAACAAGAACGGCACTCTCGATGGTTACCTCAACTTTACGCTATCAGAGTTCAAGGTCGCTGATTCACCCACCTTGTATAGCTTAGCTGGCGATCTCTCCAACATAACAACGTGCAG ATACACAGACTTTCGACTTCCACCATCCTCTCCAGAAAAATACACGTTGAGCAGCATGTTCTACATAATTCTGGCCTGCCGATTGGGTTTTGTGGTTGTCTTTGAA aACTTTGTGGCACTGGTGATGATTTTGGTGCGTTGGTGCATTCCGGACATGAGCGTGGAACTGCGCGACCAAATCCGACGGGAAGTGTATGTGACCAATGAAATTATCATCGAGCAGGAGGCCCACCGTGCTCGTTTTG AGCGCGCCAAGCGCAGCAGTTCGGTGCTCCAGACGCCAGTTGACCAGGACATGGACGCTGCCTCCATTCAAGAGCCCAATGCCAAGTTCATTAACATTGAAAAGCTCCTTAATGAAAACCTCACCCAGATCGAAATGGATGCTATCATACACGGCGAAAATGCAATAACAGGAATTTCCGGTGCAGATTGCTTAGACGAAGTGCACAAAAAACTCAGCGACTAA
- the LOC6535707 gene encoding anoctamin-1 isoform X3 gives MTDPDFVKGNGGGVYDDRECSCPREFYQRGEINSSLFFEDCIRSIDFVLAYRINSHEPTELENTEKRRVFEANLISQGLEVEASQKDQIWFVKIHAPLEVLRRYAEILKLRMPMKESLCNLRIYERSNRLRNAAHYLTNKIPGMSVVNRSTKSVFSSLKHVFQFFLRNIYVDEEIFPKRAHRFTAIYSRDKEYLFDIRQDCFFTTAVRSRIVEFILDRQRFPAKNQHDMAFGIERLIAEGVYSAAYPLHDGEITETGTMRALLYKHWASVPKWYRYQPLDDIKEYFGVKIGLYFAWLGYYTYMLLLASIVGVICFLYSWFSLKNYVPVKDICQSGNTNITMCPLCDWCNFWDLKETCNYAKVTYLIDNPSTVFFAVFMSFWATLFLELWKRYSAEITHRWDLTGFDVHEEHPRPQYLARLEHIPPTRVDYVTNIKEPTVPFWRMKLPATVFSFSVVLLLIALAFVALLAVVVYRMSMLAALKVGASPMTTSSAIVLATASAAFVNLCLLYILNYMYNHLAEYLTELEMWRTQTQFDDSLTLKIYLLQFVNYYASIFYIAFFKGKFVGHPGEYNKLFDYRQEECSSGGCLTELCIQLAIIMVGKQAFNTILEVYLPMFWRKVLAVQVGLSRLFNITPNPDKTKDERWMRDFKLLDWGARGLFPEYLEMVLQYGFVTIFVAAFPLAPFFALLNNILEMRLDAKKLLTHHKRPVSQRVRDIGVWYRILDCIGKLSVITNGFIIAFTSDMIPRLVYRHYVNKNGTLDGYLNFTLSEFKVADSPTLYSLAGDLSNITTCRYTDFRLPPSSPEKYTLSSMFYIILACRLGFVVVFENFVALVMILVRWCIPDMSVELRDQIRREVYVTNEIIIEQEAHRARFERAKRSSSVLQTPVDQDMDAASIQEPNAKFINIEKLLNENLTQIEMDAIIHGENAITGISGADCLDEVHKKLSD, from the exons ATGACTGATCCGGATTTTGTGAAGGGCAATGGAGGCGGCGTCTACGATGATCGCGAGTGCAGCTGCCCCAGGGAGTTCTACCAGAGGGGAGAGATTAACAGCTCGCTGTTCTTTGAGGACTGCATCCGCTCCATTGACTTCGTCCTGGCCTACAGGATCAATTCTCACGAGCCCACAGAGCTGGAAAACACGGAAAAGCGTCGTGTTTTCGAGGCGAATCTCATTAGTCAGGGACTGGAGGTGGAGGCCAGTCAGAAGGACCAAATCTGGTTCGTCAAG ATCCATGCTCCTTTGGAGGTCCTGCGACGGTATGCGGAAATTCTTAAGCTGCGCATGCCCATGAAGGAA TCGTTATGCAATTTGCGCATATATGAAAGATCGAATCGCCTACGAAATGCGGCCCATTACCTGACCAATAAG ATTCCAGGAATGTCCGTGGTTAACCGATCGACCAAAAGCGTGTTTTCTAGTCTTAAACATGTTTTCCAATTCTTTCTGCGCAACATTTATGTGGACGAGGAAATTTTTCCAAAGCGAGCTCATCGATTCACCGCCATTTACAGTCGCGATAAGGAATATCT CTTTGACATCCGACAGGACTGTTTCTTCACCACCGCCGTTCGTTCCCGCATCGTAGAGTTCATCCTAGATCGCCAGCGATTTCCTGCCAAGAATCAACATGACATGGCCTTCGGTATTGAGCGACTGATTGCCGAGGGTGTCTACTCTGCTGCCTATCCACTCCACGAT GGTGAAATAACCGAGACGGGAACCATGAGAGCGCTGCTGTACAAACATTGGGCTTCTGTTCCCAAATGGTATCGCTATCAGCCCTTGGATGACATCAAAGAATACTTTGGTGTCAAAATCG GCTTGTACTTCGCCTGGCTGGGCTACTACACCtacatgttgctgctggcctCGATAGTGGGTGTCATTTGTTTCCTATACTCATGGTTCTCCCTTAAAAACTATGTGCCTGT GAAAGATATTTGCCAGAGTGGTAATACAAACATAACTATGTGCCCTCTTTGTGATTGGTGCAACTTTTGGGACCTGAAAGAGACCTGCAACTATGCCAAAGTCACATACCTCATTGACAATCCCAGCACCGTGTTCTTCGCCGTCTTTATGTCATTTTGGGCGACCCTGTTCCTGGAGCTGTGGAAGCGGTACTCCGCGGAAATAACACACCGCTGGGATCTGACGGGATTCGATGTTCATGAAGAGCATCCGAGACCACAGTACTTGGCCCGTTTGGAACACATACCGCCGACCAGGGTGGATTATGTGACCAACATAAAGGAGCCAACAGTTCCCTTTTGGCGCATGAAACTTCCCGCCACCGTGTTCAGTTTTTCAGTGGTACTGCTCCTAATTGCGCTGGCCTTTGTGGCTCTGCTGGCAGTGGTTGTATACCGAATGTCAATGCTGGCGGCTCTTAAAGTGGGTGCTAGTCCCATGACCACCTCTAGCGCAATTGTCCTGGCCACCGCATCAGCAGCCTTTGTGAATCTGTGCCTGCTCTACATACTTAATTAT ATGTACAATCATTTGGCGGAGTATCTGACAGAGCTTGAAATGTGGCGCACTCAAACTCAGTTCGATGACTCGCTGACCCTTAAAATTTATCTGCTGCAGTTTGTCAACTATTATGCCTCCATTTTTTACATTGCTTTTTTTAAGGGCAAATTCGTGGGTCATCCGGGGGagtataataaactttttgatTATCGCCAGGAGGAG TGCTCTTCCGGCGGCTGCTTAACAGAGCTGTGCATCCAGTTAGCCATTATAATGGTGGGCAAGCAGGCATTCAACACGATTCTTGAAGTGTATCTTCCCATGTTCTGGCGAAAGGTTTTGGCCGTTCAGGTCGGCCTGTCGCGACTTTTTAACATCACCCCGAACCCAGACAAGACGAAAGACGAACGCTGGATGCGGGATTTCAAGCTACTGGATTGGGGTGCCCGAGGTCTGTTTCCAGAGTATTTGGAGATGGTCTTGCAGTACGGCTTTGTAACTATATTTGTGGCCGCTTTTCCCCTGGCACCATTCTTTGCCCTACTAAATAATATTCTGGAAATGCGTCTGGATGCAAAGAAACTATTGACCCACCACAAGCGTCCAGTATCACAAAGAGTTCGAGATATTGGAGTGTGGTATCGGATCCTGGACTGCATAGGCAAACTTAGCGTGATCACAAAT GGATTCATCATTGCCTTTACCTCTGACATGATTCCGCGTTTGGTGTACCGGCATTACGTGAACAAGAACGGCACTCTCGATGGTTACCTCAACTTTACGCTATCAGAGTTCAAGGTCGCTGATTCACCCACCTTGTATAGCTTAGCTGGCGATCTCTCCAACATAACAACGTGCAG ATACACAGACTTTCGACTTCCACCATCCTCTCCAGAAAAATACACGTTGAGCAGCATGTTCTACATAATTCTGGCCTGCCGATTGGGTTTTGTGGTTGTCTTTGAA aACTTTGTGGCACTGGTGATGATTTTGGTGCGTTGGTGCATTCCGGACATGAGCGTGGAACTGCGCGACCAAATCCGACGGGAAGTGTATGTGACCAATGAAATTATCATCGAGCAGGAGGCCCACCGTGCTCGTTTTG AGCGCGCCAAGCGCAGCAGTTCGGTGCTCCAGACGCCAGTTGACCAGGACATGGACGCTGCCTCCATTCAAGAGCCCAATGCCAAGTTCATTAACATTGAAAAGCTCCTTAATGAAAACCTCACCCAGATCGAAATGGATGCTATCATACACGGCGAAAATGCAATAACAGGAATTTCCGGTGCAGATTGCTTAGACGAAGTGCACAAAAAACTCAGCGACTAA
- the LOC26536407 gene encoding uncharacterized protein LOC26536407, producing MKYFEFLSLSSVGLCIACGDMLLALSILGPSSYYLYLDFMDIEKWEPDTEVEALTPIGTFFSTLVNYLWVREFSQVFYMTATFIIWVKAMINLMVACILVDGIKQKRLVCIAPWLINSCLSMVVETGIFVSLELRIDEVDAAVDRRIARSLIFGVFIVLNALFSYGIYALYRKLKSVPSENVEVIAQSPHTFNA from the exons ATGAAGTACTTTGAATTTCTAAGTCTATCGTCCGTGGGCCTCTGCATAGCCTGTGGAGACATGTTATTAGCCCTGAGCATACTGGGACCCTCGAGCTATTACCTATACCTCGATTTCATGGATATCGAGAAATGGGAACCGGATACCGAAGTGGAAGCTTTGACACCCATTGGAACCTTTTTTTCCACATTGG TGAACTATTTGTGGGTGCGGGAGTTCTCGCAGGTTTTCTATATGACAGCAACGTTTATAATTTGGGTAAAGGCAATGATTAACCTAATGGTGGCCTGTATTCTTGTCGACGGCATAAAGCAG AAACGTCTCGTATGTATTGCTCCCTGGTTGATAAACTCATGTCTATCAATGGTTGTTGAAACGGGAATTTTTGTGAGTCTGGAGCTGAGAATTGATGAAGTTGATGCCGCAGTGGATCGTCGAATAGCGAGAAGTCTAATCTTTGGCGTATTTATAG TGCTAAACGCGTTGTTTTCGTATGGTATCTATGCTCTTTATCGCAAGCTAAAGTCTGTGCCCAGTGAGAATGTTGAAGTCATTGCCCAAAGTCCTCACACATTTAATGCCTGA